The region AAAAATGGGCGCTGTCCCTATTTATTCGTTATTTATTCGTCCAAAAATGGGCGCTGTCCCTATTTATTCGTCCCGGGTAATATTGAACTCCCGGCAAGTGGCCTAACGACAAGCATAAGCGGCGGCGCTTTTTGCCGTCCGCTTGATGCGCTTGTTATGTGTATTTTTTCTTTCATTTATAATCTTGCCCGTCTTTCTCAACTAAAACAAGGATGGCGGAAGCTGATTCTCTTCATTATTCAACAACCGCCTTATATTCCGCTATTTGTTCAAATAGAGTAAGTTGTTCAATTCTTTCGGTTTTATACTCGATTGGAATTGCTTTAAAATTCGTAATAAGGGCTTCAACCATAGGGTTGCGATTAGTTTCTTTTCCACCCACATGATAAAAATGTTCACGAGTTAGTATGTCGTAAGAATTCCAGAGCGAATCTATATAGTCATTCTTTCTATAATCGTTATGATGCCATGTAGACAGAATGAATGACGAGTTAGCCTTTTGCAGAGAACTGAAAAGCTCCTTTTCTTTTTCTTCTTCCCACCCATTGAAATAATCTGTATGTCTATCAATGTATGGTGGATCACAATAAATCATGTCATTTGAATTAGCCATTGCAATTGTCTTTTTAAAATCCTGGCATAAGAATTTAAAATCATTAAACTGAAGCAAATAGTAAACATATTCAATCTGATTCACTATTTTTGTGACATACGCTTGTGCGAAACGCTCTGGTTTACGGCAAAACGGAACATTAAACCCCCCTTTGCGATTAAATCTTATCATCCCGTTAAAACATGACCGATTAAGGAAAATAAAATCTAATGGATTATGTTCATTATTAAATCTATCTCGAATTTTGTAATAATGGTCTTCGCCCTTCTCCAATAGAATTGCTCCTTCTCTTTGGAGGTATTCTTTTGCCTTTTCTGGTGTTATGTCCTTTTTTTGTATAGCAGTATAAAAATTGATTAAATGTGGATTGGAGTCAGCCATTATAGCTTTTTTCGGACATACATTAAATGCTACAACACCAGTGCCCATGAATGGCTCTATCCAAGTACCAGTAAAGGGTTCAGGAATAATACTGTTTATCCAAGGTACTAATTTTGTTTTTATACCCTGTGATTTTATCGGAGGAACATATATTTTTTTGTTCATTAAGAGTCCTTCATTCCCCTGTACGTTTAGGGACAATTAGTTTTGTATCGCCTTTTTTATATTCAACAAACTCTTTTAGATTTGAAACTGTCACTGCTTCATTGTTTTCATTTGTCGTTTTTATTTTCTTATAGTTTATCCAATATTCATCAAACCATTTTTCTCCAAGTTTTGAGAACATACCACGACCATTTATAATATCCTCAATATGTGTAATGCTACCAATATTAGCTGTATTACCGCTCCCCCCCTTATCACTTGCAATTTTCCATTTCTCAACAACAAAAAAATTGAAATCTTTAACGACAGAAGATATTGATTTGAGTTTTGAAATATCATAAGATTTCGTTTCATCAATCGTAACACCGTCAGCCCTGCTATATATGATACCCAAACAGAAATGACCAGAATAGTCGCTATACGGAAACTGAATGTTCTTGGTGCTTTTACGATTTTGAAAATATTCGCCATGCGAACCCAGCGTAAATCCATTACACAAGTGGGATTTTGCAGGGTTCTTATATGTGGTTTTGAAATCAACTGCAAATTTTATTTTTTCATTCGAGGTCTTTACAAATGAAATGTCTGGATAATAATTTTGATGTTCAGCTAATACAATTTTGTAACCATATTTAGACGCAAATTCCATAATTTTGGGAAAAAGGTGAATTTCAAGGATTTTAGACACAATTTTTGTGTCAGCAGAAATTGTATAGATGTTTTTAAATATGTCGATAAATCCCTTAACAGTCCATTGTCCATCTTTTGAACTTATGTGGGATTGAAATGTTTTTACAAATTCTTTTAATTGGTTTTCAAACATTTCTTTTTCACTCATTTTTTTTCCTTTTTTTGCAAGCCCTGTGGACGGTGCGCATCCAAGACGGGCGAATTTTTTAATACACATAACTATTGTATATATAGTTTCTTGATAAAACCTATGGACTGCTCGAATGCTATATAACACACCTTCGTACTCTTTCCCATAAGCTCATGTCTTTCAACGACTTGAATCCTTTCCTCCAAATTTGCGGGGTGATATATGGTTTCTATATAACACCCCGCAGCTTCCGGGCTACAATGAGTCAGCCGGACTGCGGACTCCCTTGCCGCCCCGGTTTAGAACGTGGGTGTAGATCATTGTTGTCTTCACGTCCTTATGACCCAGAAGTTCCTGTACGGTACGGATATCATAGCCATCGGACAGCAAATGCGTGGCAAACGAATGCCGGAATGTGTGGCAGCTCGCACGCCTGATGAGACCGGCCTCACGGACAGCCTCGGCCACCGCCTTCTGAACAAGGGACTCGTGGACGTGATGTCGTCCCTGCTGGCCGGTCCGGGGATTCAACCACCGCTTCTCCTGCGGGAATACCCACTGCCAGCGCCACTCTGCAGCGGCATTCGGATATTTCCGATCGAGGGCATAAGGCATTTGGACGCGGCCCCACCCTTCAGAGAGGTCCTTTTCATGGATGGTCTTGTTTTTCTCCAGGCGATCCTGAAGGGGTTGTTTCGTTGATGCAGGGAGCATGGTAACCCTGTCTTTCGCGCCCTTTCCGTCACGAACTGTGATCTCGTTCCGGGCGAAATCGATATCCTGAACCCGCAGCCGCAGGCATTCCATGAGCCGCAGCCCCGCGCCGTACATCAACGAGGCCATGAGCCACTTGTCACCTGTCAGGTGGGTGAGGACGGCCTTCACTTCATCGCGTGTCATGACCACGGGTACACGGTGAGGCCGACGCGCCCGGATGACCGCTCCCAGATCGCCGACTTCTTTGTTCAGGACGTGCCGGTAAAGAAACAACAGGGCACTGAGTGCCTGATTCTGCGTGGATGCGCTGACTTTTTCCTTGACGGCAAGATGGGTCAGGAAGGCGTTGATCTCGGGTTCGGCCATCTCGGATGGATGGCGTTTGTTGTGAAAGTAAATGAACCGCCTGACCCACAGGCAGTAGGTCTGTTCGGTCCGGCGGCTGTAATGGCGCGAACGCAGGGCCTCGCGCATCTGGTCGAGGAGCCTGGACTTTTGGGGTTGTGGAGGCCGCATGGTATCAACTTTAAAGGTTATGGGGCAAGAGCTCGGCAGGCAATTAAGTTTAGGCATGGTTTGCACCCTGGTTTTAATGATTTGGCAGTATATCTTCAGGGAATTACGCCTGTCAAGAATAATTATAACCGGAAAGGGGATGATAAAGAAGTACACTATGCATGGATAGACCGACCGTGAACTGGATTGAGAAGCATCGAACCAAGAGGCATTTGATTGACAATAGGTATAGTTTAGGTATAATTATTATATATGGAGTTTGAATTCGACGCCAGGAAAGGCGAGGCCAACAAGATAAAACATGGGATTGACTTCTACGAAGCCCAGGTTCTGTGGGATGACCCGGATTTGATTGAGATCCCCGTAAGAACCAGTGATGAACCAAGATTACTTGTAATCGGAAAGATTGGGGGGAAGCATTGGTCAGGGGTTATTACCTATCGGGGCAATAGGACAAGGATTATTTCGGTACGACGTTCGAGGAAAGAGGAGGTTGATATCTATGAAAGCAAAAGAGTTTGATGAAAAATTTGATAAAGGCGAGGATATTTCGAAACATCTGGATGTGTCAAAGGCAAGAAGGCCTGAGCACGAGCAGAAACGGGTGAATGTTGATTTCCCTTTGTGGATGATCCAGTTGTTGGACAGAGAAGCAAAACGTTTGGGTGTGCCTCGGCAATCCATTATCAAGCTCTGGGTCGCAGAGCGTCTTGAAAAGGTGACTTGAAAGGATCCGCTACACAACTACTTGACGTTATGACGCTACACTTGAAAACATGAAAACAATTACCAAGAGAGCAACCATATACCTCGATTCCCAGATCCATAGAGCTCTGCTACTCAAAGAAATAGAGGCGATTCAGAAGAAAGATCGTCTGCGCATCATGGAAGAGAAAAACCCATTCAGAATATAGTGAGAACAACTCGACTCAGGGGGTGCGGGGACGCCCGAGGTATTCATTCATCCCTTTGATGGCGCAGAATTCCCCGCACATGGAGCAGACCTCCTGGTCTTGCGGAGGCGACGACTGCCGAAGGGACCGTGCCCACTCCGGGTCCAAAGAGAGCCGGATCTGTTCCTCCCAGTTGAGCGCCCGCCTGGCCTTGGCCATGCTCACGTCCCGGTCCATGGCGCCCGGGATCCCTTTGGCAATGTCCGCGGCATGGGCCGCGATTTTCGACGCGATGACACCCTGTCTCACGTCCTCGACCGTCGGGAGCCTCAGGTGCTCGGACGGGGTCACATAGCAGAGGAAGTCTGCGCCTGCGGCTGCGGCCAATGCCCCTCCGATGGCCGAGGTGATGTGGTCATAGCCCGGCGCGATATCCGTGACCAGGGGCCCGAGCACGTAAAACGGCGCGCCGTGACACAGGGATTTCTGCATCTCCACGTTGGCCTTGATCTGATGGATGGGCACATGCCCCGGCCCTTCGATCATAACCTGGACTTCGGCCTCCCGGGCCCGGCGGGTCAGCTCGCCCAGGGTGATCAGCTCCTGGATCTGAGCTCGGTCCGTGGCATCGGCCAGGCAGCCGGGCCGCATGCCGTCTCCGAGACTGAGACAGAGGTCATAGCGCCGGGCAAGATCGAGCAGGCGGTCGAAGTCCTCGTACAGCGGGTTCTCCCTCTCATGATGAATCATCCACTCCACAAGAAAGGAACCCCCTCGGCTCACCACATTGAGAAGGCGGCCCTGATGCTTCAGGGCTTCCAGCGCGGAAAGGGTGACTCCGCAGTGGACGGTGACGAAGTCCACGCCTTCGGAGGCCTGCCGCTCGATCACGTTAAAGAGATCGTCGGCGTTCATCTGCACGATCCCCTTCTTCTGCTCCGCGGCCAGAAGGGCGGCTTCATAGATCGGTACGGTCCCGACCGGAACAGGAAACTCCGAAAGGATCCGGCCGCGGATGGCCGGAAGGTCGCCGCCTGTGCTCAGGTCCATGAGGGTGTCGGCCCCGGCCTCCACGGCCGTGCGCGCCTTTGCCATCTCTTCGTCCGCCTGCGCGTGGTCTTTTGAAGTCCCGATGTTGGCGTTGATCTTGGTGCGAAGCCCTTGCCCGATCCCGATGGGCACGCCGTTCTTCCGTGCCCGGCTCTTCACGATCACGATCCTTCCGTCCGACACGGCTTGGGCGATCTGTTCGGAGGCGATCCCCTCGTTCTCGGCCACCTGGTTTACCTCAGGTGTGATCTCTCCCCTGCGTGAGGCGCTGATCTGGTTCATGTCATGTCCTTTCATTGATGAGAGAGATAAACTCCCTGGCCGCCTTCCTTACATCCGTTGCGGTTAGGATGCCGGAGATCAGGGCGATCCCGTGGGCTCCGGCATCGAGAACCGCGTGCGTATTTTCCTTGTTGATCCCTCCGACGGCGAAGACCGGGATACGGATCTTTCGAGTCACCTCGGAGAGGCGGTCGAGGCCCACCGGCGGGCCGTACGCCCTCTTGGACGGGGTTTCGAACACGGGTCCGAATGTGATGAAGTCGGCCCCGTCTTCCTGGGCTCGTGCCGCCTCCTCCAGAGAATGCGTGGATACCCCGATGTATTTGGAATCGCCTATGATCTTTCGGGCCTCGGCCGCTGAATAACCGCTCTGCGTGAGATGAACGCCGTCCGCCTCCACGGCCGCGGCCAGATCGGCGCGGTCGTTGATGAAGAGCCTCGCCCCGAACTCCCGTGTGAGCTTGCGCAATTCCAGTCCTGTCTCAAAGATCCTGCGGTCGCTCCAATCCTTCTCCCTGAGCTGTATGGCCTGCACCCCCCCCTCAAGCGCCTCCCGAAGCTCGGGAAGCAGGGCCTCATCCTTGACCTGGCGCCGGTCCGTGATCAGGCAGAGCTCAAAATCTATTGGTTTCATGATTGAATCAGCCCTTCCACCGGGCTGCTCGCCGAGGCGTAGAGTTTCTTGGGGATTCGGCCGGCCTTAAAGGCCAGCCGCCCGGCCTGAACGGCGTGGTTCATGGCGCGGGCCATCATCACCGGATCTTTGGCCCCGGCAATCCCCGTGTTCATGAGCACGGCGTCGGCGCCCAGTTCCATGGCGATCGCGGCATCGGATGCGGTTCCCACACCTGCATCCACCACCACCGGCAAAGAGACCGTTTCTATGATAATCCGGATGTTGTAAGGATTGCAGATCCCGAGGCCCGATCCGATGGGCGCGCCCAGGGGCATGACCGCCGCGGCCCCCGCCTCCTCAAGTTTCTTGGCCATGATGGGATCGTCATTGGTGTACGGAA is a window of Nitrospirae bacterium CG2_30_53_67 DNA encoding:
- a CDS encoding DNA adenine methylase — its product is MNKKIYVPPIKSQGIKTKLVPWINSIIPEPFTGTWIEPFMGTGVVAFNVCPKKAIMADSNPHLINFYTAIQKKDITPEKAKEYLQREGAILLEKGEDHYYKIRDRFNNEHNPLDFIFLNRSCFNGMIRFNRKGGFNVPFCRKPERFAQAYVTKIVNQIEYVYYLLQFNDFKFLCQDFKKTIAMANSNDMIYCDPPYIDRHTDYFNGWEEEKEKELFSSLQKANSSFILSTWHHNDYRKNDYIDSLWNSYDILTREHFYHVGGKETNRNPMVEALITNFKAIPIEYKTERIEQLTLFEQIAEYKAVVE
- a CDS encoding restriction endonuclease: MSEKEMFENQLKEFVKTFQSHISSKDGQWTVKGFIDIFKNIYTISADTKIVSKILEIHLFPKIMEFASKYGYKIVLAEHQNYYPDISFVKTSNEKIKFAVDFKTTYKNPAKSHLCNGFTLGSHGEYFQNRKSTKNIQFPYSDYSGHFCLGIIYSRADGVTIDETKSYDISKLKSISSVVKDFNFFVVEKWKIASDKGGSGNTANIGSITHIEDIINGRGMFSKLGEKWFDEYWINYKKIKTTNENNEAVTVSNLKEFVEYKKGDTKLIVPKRTGE
- a CDS encoding integrase (may be involved in the transfer of antibiotic resistance genes to plasmids and transposons); the encoded protein is MRPPQPQKSRLLDQMREALRSRHYSRRTEQTYCLWVRRFIYFHNKRHPSEMAEPEINAFLTHLAVKEKVSASTQNQALSALLFLYRHVLNKEVGDLGAVIRARRPHRVPVVMTRDEVKAVLTHLTGDKWLMASLMYGAGLRLMECLRLRVQDIDFARNEITVRDGKGAKDRVTMLPASTKQPLQDRLEKNKTIHEKDLSEGWGRVQMPYALDRKYPNAAAEWRWQWVFPQEKRWLNPRTGQQGRHHVHESLVQKAVAEAVREAGLIRRASCHTFRHSFATHLLSDGYDIRTVQELLGHKDVKTTMIYTHVLNRGGKGVRSPADSL
- a CDS encoding toxin; this encodes MEFEFDARKGEANKIKHGIDFYEAQVLWDDPDLIEIPVRTSDEPRLLVIGKIGGKHWSGVITYRGNRTRIISVRRSRKEEVDIYESKRV
- a CDS encoding CopG family transcriptional regulator, which codes for MKAKEFDEKFDKGEDISKHLDVSKARRPEHEQKRVNVDFPLWMIQLLDREAKRLGVPRQSIIKLWVAERLEKVT
- a CDS encoding phosphomethylpyrimidine synthase, which codes for MNQISASRRGEITPEVNQVAENEGIASEQIAQAVSDGRIVIVKSRARKNGVPIGIGQGLRTKINANIGTSKDHAQADEEMAKARTAVEAGADTLMDLSTGGDLPAIRGRILSEFPVPVGTVPIYEAALLAAEQKKGIVQMNADDLFNVIERQASEGVDFVTVHCGVTLSALEALKHQGRLLNVVSRGGSFLVEWMIHHERENPLYEDFDRLLDLARRYDLCLSLGDGMRPGCLADATDRAQIQELITLGELTRRAREAEVQVMIEGPGHVPIHQIKANVEMQKSLCHGAPFYVLGPLVTDIAPGYDHITSAIGGALAAAAGADFLCYVTPSEHLRLPTVEDVRQGVIASKIAAHAADIAKGIPGAMDRDVSMAKARRALNWEEQIRLSLDPEWARSLRQSSPPQDQEVCSMCGEFCAIKGMNEYLGRPRTP
- a CDS encoding thiamine-phosphate diphosphorylase, encoding MKPIDFELCLITDRRQVKDEALLPELREALEGGVQAIQLREKDWSDRRIFETGLELRKLTREFGARLFINDRADLAAAVEADGVHLTQSGYSAAEARKIIGDSKYIGVSTHSLEEAARAQEDGADFITFGPVFETPSKRAYGPPVGLDRLSEVTRKIRIPVFAVGGINKENTHAVLDAGAHGIALISGILTATDVRKAAREFISLINERT